In one Bosea sp. RAC05 genomic region, the following are encoded:
- the mutT gene encoding 8-oxo-dGTP diphosphatase MutT yields MKLLLVVACALIDSDNRVLVAQRPQGKALAGLWEFPGGKLEAGERPEPALIRELSEELGITVKEECLAPLTFASFAYPEFHLLMPLYICRRWEGTVASREAQALKWVRPAKLRELAMPPADEPLIPHLIDLLGA; encoded by the coding sequence GTGAAGCTTCTTCTCGTCGTCGCCTGCGCCCTGATCGATTCCGACAACCGCGTGCTGGTGGCACAGCGGCCGCAGGGCAAGGCACTGGCGGGGCTGTGGGAGTTTCCGGGCGGCAAGCTGGAGGCGGGAGAGCGGCCCGAGCCGGCGCTGATCCGCGAGCTGTCCGAGGAGCTGGGCATCACGGTCAAGGAGGAGTGCCTGGCGCCGCTGACCTTCGCCAGCTTCGCCTATCCCGAGTTCCACCTCCTGATGCCGCTCTATATCTGCCGCCGCTGGGAGGGGACGGTCGCCTCGCGCGAGGCGCAGGCGCTGAAATGGGTCCGTCCGGCCAAGCTGCGGGAGCTCGCCATGCCGCCCGCCGACGAGCCGCTGATCCCGCATCTGATCGATCTGCTGGGGGCATGA
- a CDS encoding DUF930 domain-containing protein, with protein MHLLLLAALGSLSIRPLLEVAPQAETRVDVELLTQGAFEAMTQPRPIEAPPGGPPDQPQSAKAAPPAEPGGMVKASRMMAAEALAHPLSRQARETLPLLAADERAEQLCGLEAMSQIHAWKSDFEPDRVTAYARGATKLTGRILIAESAAFRSKRRWYDLNFRCEFSADQAAIVAFAFRVGDPVPRSQWAKLGLPERY; from the coding sequence TTGCATCTCCTGCTCCTGGCGGCACTCGGATCGCTGTCGATCCGGCCGTTGCTCGAGGTGGCGCCTCAGGCCGAGACCCGCGTCGACGTCGAACTGCTGACGCAAGGCGCGTTCGAGGCGATGACGCAGCCCCGGCCGATCGAGGCGCCACCGGGCGGGCCGCCCGACCAGCCGCAGAGCGCCAAGGCCGCCCCGCCCGCCGAGCCGGGAGGCATGGTCAAGGCGAGCCGGATGATGGCGGCGGAGGCGCTCGCTCATCCCCTGAGTCGCCAAGCACGGGAGACGTTGCCGCTTCTGGCGGCCGACGAGCGCGCCGAGCAACTCTGCGGTCTGGAGGCGATGAGCCAGATCCATGCCTGGAAGAGCGATTTCGAGCCGGACCGGGTGACGGCCTATGCCAGAGGCGCAACGAAGCTGACAGGGCGCATCCTGATCGCCGAAAGCGCCGCGTTCCGCAGCAAGCGTCGGTGGTATGATCTGAACTTCCGCTGCGAATTCAGCGCCGATCAGGCGGCCATCGTCGCCTTCGCGTTTCGCGTCGGCGATCCCGTGCCGAGGAGCCAATGGGCGAAGCTCGGCCTGCCCGAACGGTACTGA
- a CDS encoding helix-turn-helix domain-containing protein, translating to MKERLELTIDGEDFVALSREAYDRLVEAAEDAADSAAIARFEQRLAASEEEFIPSAMVDRILAGENLVRVWREHRGLTVSALAEMAGIAQPYLSQIETGKREGTLQTMKKIAGALRVKLDDLV from the coding sequence ATGAAGGAGCGACTGGAGCTGACGATCGACGGCGAGGACTTCGTCGCACTGTCGCGGGAGGCCTATGACCGCCTGGTCGAGGCAGCCGAGGATGCGGCCGACTCCGCGGCCATCGCCCGCTTCGAGCAGCGTCTCGCCGCGAGTGAAGAAGAGTTCATCCCCTCCGCTATGGTCGATCGCATTCTCGCGGGCGAGAACCTCGTGCGGGTCTGGCGCGAGCATCGCGGGCTGACCGTCAGCGCGCTGGCGGAGATGGCGGGCATCGCCCAGCCCTATCTCTCGCAGATCGAGACGGGAAAACGCGAGGGAACGCTCCAGACGATGAAGAAGATCGCCGGGGCGCTGCGCGTGAAGCTCGACGATCTGGTCTGA
- the aztA gene encoding zinc ABC transporter ATP-binding protein AztA — protein sequence MSAIRLTDLTLGYDRHPAVHHLSGEIATGSLTAIVGPNGAGKSTLLKGIAGALSPLDGDIALARGRRLAYLPQQAELDRSFPIHVYDLVAMGLWNRAGIFGRIGGGAAAKIEAAIAAVGLAGFERRPIGALSGGQMQRALFARLLLQDADIILLDEPFTAIDARTTADLLALVQRWHGESRTVVAVLHDIETVRRAFPQTLLLARESVAWGATADVLTPANLLKARRMVEAFDSHAAPCERDAA from the coding sequence ATGTCCGCCATCCGCCTGACCGATCTGACGCTGGGCTATGACCGGCACCCGGCCGTGCATCATCTCTCGGGCGAGATCGCCACGGGCAGCCTGACGGCCATCGTCGGCCCCAACGGCGCCGGCAAGTCGACCCTGCTCAAGGGCATCGCCGGGGCGCTGTCGCCGCTGGACGGCGACATTGCGCTGGCCCGCGGCCGGCGTCTCGCCTATCTGCCGCAGCAGGCGGAGCTCGACCGGTCCTTCCCGATCCATGTCTATGATCTCGTGGCGATGGGTCTGTGGAACCGCGCCGGCATCTTCGGGCGCATCGGGGGCGGGGCCGCCGCCAAGATCGAGGCGGCGATCGCCGCCGTCGGGCTCGCCGGCTTCGAGCGCCGGCCGATCGGCGCGCTTTCCGGTGGCCAGATGCAGCGCGCGCTCTTCGCGCGGCTTTTGCTGCAGGACGCCGACATCATCCTGCTCGACGAGCCCTTCACCGCCATCGACGCCCGCACCACCGCTGATCTGCTGGCGCTGGTGCAGCGCTGGCATGGCGAAAGCCGGACCGTCGTCGCGGTCCTCCACGACATCGAGACGGTGCGCCGCGCCTTCCCGCAGACGCTGCTGCTGGCGCGCGAGAGCGTCGCCTGGGGCGCAACGGCCGATGTGCTGACCCCCGCCAACCTGCTGAAGGCGCGCCGGATGGTCGAGGCCTTCGACAGCCACGCGGCGCCGTGCGAGCGCGACGCGGCGTGA
- a CDS encoding winged helix-turn-helix domain-containing protein, which translates to MPPRPPKTITLSRQQARRLWLRAQRLDTREPFGAGAQATKAAVEHLGYVQIDTINVIERCHHHILFSRIPAYERGHLAQAQSAEKSVFEYWTHALSYVPLRDIRFFLGAMKAHRAEPRRWSAVGGRDEARKLLARIRRDGPLTIRDIDSDVLVEKAHLWASKKPSKGLLERAFYDGDLVISARAGMLKTYELTDRHFGWDKRPTPASERQVTAYRLDRALRAQGVVSLDSICHLDAPAKAAVAELIEARVKRRELLPVTVEDSTVPHWMLREGSDAAAPQADLVHILSPFDPLVIQRKRLKLVFGYAHAFEAYLPKDKRLFGYFGLPVLIGDTVVAVLDLKTDRQAGRLLIQQWSWLEGQESPERQALIEAELERFERFQLAKDVAVPAPDDA; encoded by the coding sequence ATGCCGCCCCGCCCGCCCAAGACGATCACCCTCTCGCGCCAGCAGGCGCGACGCCTCTGGCTGCGGGCGCAGCGGCTCGACACGCGCGAGCCCTTCGGTGCGGGGGCGCAGGCCACGAAGGCGGCGGTCGAGCATCTCGGCTATGTCCAGATCGACACGATCAACGTGATCGAGCGCTGCCACCACCACATCCTGTTCAGCCGCATCCCCGCCTATGAACGGGGCCATCTGGCGCAGGCGCAGTCCGCCGAGAAGAGCGTCTTCGAATACTGGACCCATGCGCTCTCCTATGTGCCGCTGCGCGACATCCGCTTCTTCCTCGGGGCGATGAAGGCGCATCGCGCCGAGCCGCGGCGCTGGTCGGCCGTCGGCGGGCGCGACGAGGCGCGCAAGCTGCTCGCCCGCATCCGCAGGGACGGGCCGCTGACCATCCGCGACATCGACAGCGACGTGCTGGTCGAGAAGGCCCATCTCTGGGCGAGCAAGAAGCCCTCCAAGGGGCTGCTGGAACGCGCCTTCTACGATGGCGACCTGGTGATTTCGGCCCGCGCCGGCATGCTCAAGACCTATGAGCTGACCGACCGGCATTTCGGCTGGGACAAGCGCCCGACTCCGGCCTCGGAACGGCAGGTCACGGCCTACAGGCTCGACCGGGCGTTGCGGGCGCAAGGCGTCGTCAGCCTCGATTCGATCTGCCATCTCGATGCGCCCGCCAAGGCGGCGGTGGCGGAGCTGATCGAGGCCCGCGTGAAACGCCGCGAATTGCTGCCGGTGACGGTTGAGGACTCGACCGTGCCGCACTGGATGCTGCGCGAGGGGTCGGACGCTGCGGCGCCGCAGGCCGACCTCGTCCACATCCTCTCGCCCTTCGACCCGCTGGTCATCCAGCGCAAGCGGCTGAAGCTGGTCTTCGGCTATGCCCACGCGTTTGAGGCCTATCTGCCGAAGGATAAGCGCCTCTTCGGCTATTTCGGCCTGCCGGTGCTGATCGGCGACACGGTCGTGGCGGTGCTCGACCTGAAGACCGATCGCCAGGCGGGGCGGCTGCTGATCCAGCAATGGAGCTGGCTGGAGGGGCAGGAGAGCCCGGAGCGCCAGGCGCTGATCGAGGCGGAGCTGGAGCGGTTCGAGCGCTTTCAGCTCGCCAAGGACGTGGCCGTCCCAGCGCCCGACGATGCCTGA
- a CDS encoding CobW family GTP-binding protein, whose amino-acid sequence MSEKIPVTVLTGYLGAGKTTLLNRILTEDHGKKFAVIVNEFGEAGIDGDLVVGADEEVFEMNNGCICCTVRGDLIRILDGLMKRKGKFDAIIVETTGLADPAPVAQTFFVDQDVGDATKLDAVITVTDAKWLKDRLKDAPEAKNQIAFADVIVLNKVDLVTAEELASVEAAIRAINPYAKLHRTERCALPIDQLLDRNAFDLDRILDIEPDFLESGHHHHHSDEVRSMSFTIPGDVDPEKFMPWINDVSQAQGPNILRSKGILAFKGEPRRFVFQGVHMILDGDLQRDWKAGETRSSRLVIIGRDLNENELRQGFEACAA is encoded by the coding sequence ATGTCCGAGAAAATTCCCGTCACGGTGCTCACCGGCTATCTGGGCGCCGGCAAGACCACGCTTCTGAACCGCATCCTCACCGAGGACCACGGCAAGAAGTTCGCCGTCATCGTCAACGAGTTCGGCGAGGCCGGCATCGATGGCGACCTCGTCGTCGGCGCCGACGAGGAGGTCTTCGAGATGAACAACGGCTGCATCTGCTGCACCGTTCGCGGCGACCTGATCCGCATTCTCGACGGGCTGATGAAGCGCAAGGGCAAGTTCGACGCGATCATCGTCGAGACGACCGGCCTGGCCGATCCCGCCCCCGTCGCGCAGACCTTCTTCGTCGACCAGGATGTCGGCGACGCCACCAAGCTCGACGCGGTGATCACCGTGACCGACGCGAAATGGCTCAAGGACCGGCTCAAGGACGCGCCGGAGGCCAAGAACCAGATCGCCTTCGCCGACGTCATCGTCCTCAACAAGGTCGACCTGGTGACGGCGGAGGAACTCGCCTCGGTCGAGGCGGCGATCCGCGCCATCAACCCCTATGCCAAGCTTCACCGGACCGAGCGCTGCGCCCTGCCGATCGACCAGCTGCTCGACCGCAACGCCTTCGACCTCGACCGCATCCTCGACATCGAGCCGGATTTCCTCGAATCCGGCCATCACCACCATCATTCGGACGAGGTCCGCTCGATGTCCTTCACCATCCCCGGCGATGTCGATCCCGAGAAGTTCATGCCCTGGATCAACGATGTCAGCCAGGCGCAGGGGCCCAATATCCTGCGCTCCAAGGGCATCCTCGCCTTCAAGGGCGAGCCGCGCCGCTTCGTCTTCCAGGGCGTCCACATGATCCTGGACGGCGACCTCCAGCGGGACTGGAAGGCAGGCGAAACGCGCTCCTCGCGCCTCGTCATCATCGGGCGCGACCTGAACGAGAACGAGCTGCGCCAGGGCTTCGAGGCCTGCGCGGCGTGA
- a CDS encoding peptidylprolyl isomerase → MKLSRLGMVSLGLVLVASPVFAQADKIVAKVDGIAITEREIGLATEDLGERLAQLPDERKRDEVINYLVDLKLGARAAIAAKTAEGPDFAARLAYFREKVLLDQYLTAEGKKAATPEAARKLYDETTKAMAPEEEVNARHILVEDEAQAKAVAERLKKGEDFAKVAAELSKDPGSGKEGGSLGWFTKDRMVPEFADAAFKLNKGQVSDPVKSQFGWHVIKVEDKRSKPLPDFAMVKPQIDQYLERKAQQDIIVGLRDKAKVERLDQPAAPAPAEPKKP, encoded by the coding sequence ATGAAGTTGTCTCGTCTCGGCATGGTTTCGCTCGGCCTGGTGCTCGTCGCGTCGCCGGTCTTCGCGCAGGCGGACAAGATCGTCGCCAAGGTGGACGGGATCGCCATCACCGAGCGCGAGATCGGGCTGGCGACCGAGGATCTGGGCGAGCGCCTGGCGCAGCTCCCCGACGAGCGCAAGCGCGACGAGGTGATCAACTATCTCGTCGATCTCAAGCTCGGCGCCCGTGCGGCGATCGCGGCCAAGACGGCCGAAGGCCCCGACTTCGCCGCCCGCCTCGCCTATTTCCGCGAGAAGGTGCTGCTCGACCAGTATCTGACCGCCGAGGGCAAGAAGGCCGCGACGCCGGAAGCCGCCCGCAAGCTCTATGACGAGACCACAAAGGCGATGGCGCCGGAGGAAGAGGTCAACGCCCGTCACATTCTCGTCGAGGACGAGGCCCAGGCCAAGGCCGTCGCCGAGCGCCTGAAGAAGGGCGAGGACTTCGCCAAGGTCGCCGCCGAGCTCTCCAAGGATCCGGGCTCCGGCAAGGAGGGCGGCTCGCTCGGCTGGTTCACCAAGGACCGCATGGTCCCGGAATTCGCCGACGCCGCCTTCAAGCTGAACAAGGGCCAGGTGTCCGACCCCGTGAAGAGCCAGTTCGGCTGGCACGTCATCAAGGTCGAGGACAAGCGCAGCAAGCCGCTGCCCGATTTCGCGATGGTGAAGCCGCAGATCGACCAGTATCTCGAGCGCAAGGCCCAGCAGGACATCATCGTCGGCCTGCGCGACAAGGCCAAGGTCGAGCGTCTCGACCAGCCGGCCGCCCCGGCTCCGGCGGAGCCGAAGAAGCCCTGA
- a CDS encoding type II toxin-antitoxin system RelE family toxin → MKVAIYSRDALKTLRGLPTNVANRIRGKVEQYVADPASQANNVKALQGEKGYLRLRVGDWRVIFREDGSVVLIVRVAPRGSAYD, encoded by the coding sequence GTGAAGGTGGCGATCTACAGCAGGGACGCGCTGAAAACCCTGCGGGGCCTGCCGACGAATGTCGCCAATCGCATCCGCGGCAAGGTCGAGCAGTATGTCGCCGACCCCGCCTCGCAGGCCAACAACGTCAAGGCCTTGCAGGGCGAAAAGGGCTATCTGAGGCTCCGCGTCGGAGACTGGCGGGTGATCTTCCGCGAGGATGGCTCGGTGGTGCTGATCGTCCGCGTCGCGCCGCGCGGGTCCGCCTATGATTGA
- a CDS encoding DMT family transporter — protein MARPNPSRAFVLGHLLVCSCFWGSSFLFIKLTGGAISPLALAAGRGLIGAAALAAYVAWLGQSPIPRRDEIRHWLVLGTTNGWVPNVLVAYALVQLASGPAAMIQAGGPLVTAVFAHFLFAEERMGPRRLVGIGLGMAGVALLIGPRLVEGGGTALGVLAMVGVMLGYSIGNLYARAIPASAGDPARLALGQQVVSGLVALALTLVFAGPTAFAPMADHVPAMLALGLLATAIPMAVFMRLIRAAGPTRAAMTGYLVPTVATVLGIVVLKENLELRQIVGGCIILGGVFLVTTSQRAAKSA, from the coding sequence ATGGCCCGCCCCAACCCCAGCCGCGCCTTCGTTCTCGGGCACCTGCTGGTCTGCTCCTGCTTCTGGGGCTCGAGCTTCCTGTTCATCAAGCTGACGGGCGGCGCGATCTCGCCGCTCGCGCTCGCCGCGGGGCGCGGGCTGATCGGGGCGGCGGCGCTGGCGGCCTATGTCGCCTGGCTCGGCCAGAGCCCGATCCCGCGGCGCGACGAGATCCGGCACTGGCTCGTGCTCGGCACGACCAATGGCTGGGTGCCGAACGTCCTCGTCGCCTATGCGCTGGTGCAACTCGCCAGCGGCCCGGCCGCGATGATCCAGGCCGGCGGGCCGCTCGTGACGGCGGTGTTCGCGCATTTCCTGTTCGCGGAGGAGCGGATGGGGCCGCGGCGGCTGGTCGGCATCGGGCTCGGCATGGCCGGCGTCGCGCTGCTGATCGGTCCGCGCCTGGTCGAGGGCGGCGGCACGGCGCTCGGCGTGCTGGCCATGGTCGGCGTCATGCTCGGCTACAGCATCGGCAATCTCTATGCCCGCGCCATTCCCGCCTCGGCCGGCGACCCTGCGCGGCTCGCGCTCGGCCAGCAGGTGGTGTCGGGCCTCGTCGCGCTCGCCCTGACACTGGTCTTCGCCGGCCCCACCGCCTTTGCGCCGATGGCGGACCACGTCCCGGCCATGCTGGCGCTCGGCCTGCTCGCCACCGCGATCCCGATGGCGGTTTTCATGCGGCTGATCCGCGCCGCCGGGCCGACGCGCGCCGCCATGACCGGCTATCTCGTGCCGACCGTCGCGACGGTTCTGGGCATCGTCGTGCTGAAGGAAAACCTAGAGTTGCGACAAATCGTCGGAGGTTGCATCATCCTCGGCGGCGTCTTCCTGGTGACGACGTCGCAGCGTGCGGCCAAGTCTGCTTGA
- the argJ gene encoding bifunctional glutamate N-acetyltransferase/amino-acid acetyltransferase ArgJ, with translation MAGKDVPVSPLAPKRQPKVPPVPGVRFATAEAGIKYKGRTDVWLALLDEGTQVAGVFTRSKCPSAPVDWCRENLKQGSARAVVVNSGNANAFTGLKGRDSVALTAKIAAKAAGCKPQEVFIASTGVIGEPLDASKFEGVLEACAKRVADGPWIDAARAIMTTDTFPKALSRKAKIDGHEVVLAGIAKGAGMIAPDMATMLSFVFTDAPIAAPVLQALLSKGVKGSFNAVTVDSDTSTSDTLMLFATGKAAARGVPAITEVGDARLSGFKRALNSLLLELAHLVCKDGEGARKFVEVRVAGAASSRSAKRVALSIANSPLVKTAIAGEDANWGRVVMAVGKAGEPADRDRLDISFGDIMVAQQGARAPSYDEAAVSAYMKGEHIVITADLGLGRGKATVWTCDLTKAYVEINGDYRS, from the coding sequence ATGGCCGGCAAGGATGTTCCCGTTTCCCCGCTCGCGCCCAAGCGCCAGCCCAAGGTTCCGCCGGTTCCCGGCGTGCGCTTCGCCACCGCCGAGGCCGGCATCAAGTACAAGGGCCGCACCGATGTCTGGCTCGCCTTGCTCGACGAGGGCACGCAGGTCGCCGGCGTCTTCACCCGTTCGAAATGCCCCTCCGCGCCGGTCGACTGGTGCCGCGAGAATCTGAAGCAGGGCTCGGCGCGAGCCGTCGTCGTCAATTCCGGCAATGCCAATGCCTTCACCGGGCTCAAGGGCCGCGATTCCGTCGCGCTGACCGCGAAGATCGCGGCTAAGGCCGCGGGCTGCAAGCCGCAGGAGGTCTTCATCGCCTCGACCGGCGTCATCGGCGAGCCGCTCGACGCGAGCAAGTTCGAGGGCGTGCTCGAGGCTTGCGCCAAGCGCGTGGCGGACGGTCCCTGGATCGACGCCGCCCGGGCGATCATGACGACCGACACCTTCCCCAAGGCGCTCTCGCGCAAGGCCAAGATCGACGGCCATGAGGTCGTGCTCGCCGGCATCGCCAAGGGCGCCGGCATGATCGCGCCCGACATGGCGACGATGCTCTCCTTCGTCTTCACCGATGCGCCGATCGCCGCGCCCGTGCTGCAGGCGCTGCTCTCCAAGGGCGTGAAGGGCTCCTTCAACGCCGTCACCGTCGACAGCGACACCTCGACCTCGGACACGCTGATGCTGTTCGCGACGGGCAAGGCGGCGGCGCGCGGCGTGCCGGCGATCACCGAGGTCGGCGACGCCCGGCTCTCGGGCTTCAAGCGCGCGCTGAATTCGCTGCTGCTCGAACTCGCCCATCTCGTCTGCAAGGACGGCGAGGGTGCGCGCAAATTCGTCGAGGTCCGCGTCGCGGGCGCGGCCTCCTCGCGCTCGGCCAAGCGCGTCGCGCTTTCGATCGCCAATTCGCCGCTGGTCAAGACCGCCATTGCCGGCGAGGACGCCAATTGGGGCCGCGTCGTCATGGCCGTCGGCAAGGCCGGCGAGCCCGCCGACCGCGACCGGCTCGACATCTCCTTCGGCGACATCATGGTGGCGCAGCAGGGCGCGCGGGCGCCGTCCTATGACGAGGCCGCCGTCTCCGCCTATATGAAGGGCGAGCACATCGTCATCACCGCCGATCTGGGCCTCGGCCGCGGCAAGGCCACGGTCTGGACCTGCGACCTGACCAAGGCCTATGTCGAGATCAACGGCGACTACCGGTCCTAG
- a CDS encoding metal ABC transporter substrate-binding protein, with product MPNRRALLGALAAGLILAHAPMAATAQEKLPVVASFSILGDFVKEVGGDRIALTTLVGANGDAHVYSPTPADAKAMAGARLVVVNGLKFEGWITRLIKSSGTKATIATATTGITPLQNEADDHDHGKKDKHGHNHAGQDDPHAWQSVANARIYVANIRDALVKADPAGQASYEANATRYLAQLDAVEAEVKAAIARIPADRRKAITSHDAFGYFVKAYGIEFIAPQGVSTEAEASAKDVGRIIRQIKAEKIPAVFLENVTNPRLVERIAKESGAKVGGQIFSDALSDAAGPAGTYIAMMKHNISQIEKALAAGPA from the coding sequence ATGCCGAACCGTCGCGCCCTTCTCGGCGCCCTCGCCGCCGGGCTGATCCTCGCCCATGCGCCGATGGCCGCCACCGCACAGGAGAAACTGCCCGTCGTCGCGAGCTTCTCGATTCTCGGCGACTTCGTGAAGGAGGTCGGCGGCGATCGCATCGCGCTGACCACGCTCGTCGGCGCCAATGGCGACGCCCATGTCTATTCGCCGACGCCGGCCGATGCGAAGGCGATGGCCGGGGCCAGGCTCGTCGTCGTCAACGGGCTGAAATTCGAGGGCTGGATCACCCGGCTGATCAAGTCGTCCGGCACCAAGGCGACGATCGCGACCGCGACCACCGGCATCACGCCGTTGCAGAACGAAGCGGACGATCACGACCACGGCAAGAAGGACAAGCACGGCCACAACCATGCCGGCCAGGACGATCCGCACGCCTGGCAGAGCGTCGCCAACGCCAGGATCTACGTCGCCAACATCCGCGATGCCCTGGTGAAGGCCGATCCGGCGGGCCAGGCGAGCTACGAGGCCAATGCGACGCGCTACCTCGCCCAGCTCGATGCGGTCGAGGCCGAGGTCAAGGCGGCGATCGCGCGCATTCCGGCCGATCGCCGCAAGGCGATCACCTCGCACGACGCCTTCGGCTATTTCGTCAAGGCTTACGGCATCGAGTTCATCGCGCCGCAGGGCGTCTCGACCGAAGCCGAGGCCTCGGCCAAGGATGTCGGCCGCATCATCCGGCAGATCAAGGCGGAGAAGATTCCCGCCGTCTTCCTCGAGAACGTCACCAATCCGCGCCTGGTCGAGCGGATTGCCAAGGAGAGCGGCGCCAAGGTTGGTGGCCAGATCTTCTCCGACGCGCTGTCGGACGCCGCCGGTCCGGCCGGGACTTACATCGCGATGATGAAACACAATATAAGCCAGATCGAAAAGGCGCTCGCCGCCGGCCCGGCCTGA
- a CDS encoding metal ABC transporter permease, translated as MLYDLFIGPFAEFDFMRRALVGVVALSVSGGAIGVFLMLRRMSLTGDAMAHAILPGAAIGYLVAGFSLPAMTLGGLAAGFAVALAAGAVARVTVIKEDASLAAFYLISLALGVTIVSLRGSAVDLFHVLFGNVLALDDDVLILLSGVATVSLMTLAALYRPLVMECVDPGFLRSVSRSGGLVHLTFLGLVVLNLVAGFHALGTLLAVGLMMLPAAAARFWTADITRLILLASGFGMVAGYAGLVMSYSAGSNLPAGPAIILAAGALYLGSLLLGTQGGLARRLLPRRHLRA; from the coding sequence ATGCTCTACGACCTCTTCATCGGCCCCTTCGCCGAATTCGACTTCATGCGCCGGGCGCTGGTCGGCGTCGTCGCGCTGTCGGTGTCGGGCGGCGCGATCGGCGTGTTCCTGATGCTCAGGCGGATGAGCCTGACCGGCGACGCCATGGCCCATGCCATCCTGCCCGGTGCCGCGATCGGCTATCTCGTCGCCGGCTTCTCGCTGCCGGCGATGACGCTGGGCGGGCTCGCGGCCGGCTTTGCGGTGGCGCTCGCGGCGGGGGCCGTGGCGCGCGTCACGGTGATCAAGGAGGATGCCTCACTCGCCGCCTTCTACCTGATCTCGCTGGCGCTCGGCGTCACCATCGTCTCGCTGCGCGGCTCGGCGGTCGACCTGTTCCATGTCCTGTTCGGCAATGTGCTGGCGCTCGACGACGACGTGCTGATCCTGCTCTCGGGGGTGGCGACGGTCTCCCTGATGACCCTGGCGGCGCTCTATCGCCCGCTGGTGATGGAGTGCGTCGATCCGGGCTTCCTGCGCTCGGTCAGCCGCTCCGGCGGCCTCGTCCATCTCACCTTCCTCGGCCTCGTGGTGCTCAATCTGGTGGCCGGCTTCCATGCGCTGGGTACATTGCTGGCGGTCGGGCTGATGATGCTGCCCGCGGCGGCGGCCCGCTTCTGGACCGCCGACATCACCCGCCTGATCCTGCTCGCCAGCGGCTTCGGCATGGTCGCGGGCTATGCCGGGCTGGTGATGTCCTATTCGGCGGGCAGCAATCTGCCGGCGGGGCCGGCGATCATCCTGGCGGCGGGCGCGCTCTATCTCGGCTCGCTCCTGCTCGGCACGCAGGGCGGCCTCGCCCGTCGGCTCTTGCCGCGTCGCCATCTTCGGGCGTAG
- a CDS encoding WD40 repeat domain-containing protein produces the protein MNTTTAPVSLREHVVPVEAGAHVVGAHWLKSTLALALADGRVLRWADGVLDSAEVHTGGILCTCSDGERLITGGDDGRVVATVADGTSTEIARDEKRRWVDAVALSASGSIAWNTAKTVHARDDKGKIRSLDVGTTPQGLVFAPKGFRLAIGQMNGVSLWYPATETKPEFLEWKGAHLDVVWSPDGRFVVSSMPENALHGWRLGEKPSHMRMTGYPAKPRSLSWSHDGLWLASSGADAAIVWPFQGEGPQGKAPRECGARHAKVTRVAFHPKALVLAVGYDDGCILMIRLTDASELLVRPALRGSGITAFAWDKGGKRLAFGTEDGAAGVLTLPAA, from the coding sequence ATGAACACGACCACCGCCCCCGTCTCGCTGCGCGAGCATGTCGTTCCCGTCGAGGCCGGGGCGCATGTCGTCGGTGCCCACTGGCTCAAATCGACGCTGGCCCTCGCGCTCGCCGACGGGCGGGTGCTGCGCTGGGCCGATGGGGTCCTCGACTCGGCCGAGGTCCATACCGGCGGCATCCTCTGCACCTGCAGCGATGGCGAGCGCCTGATCACCGGCGGCGATGACGGGCGTGTGGTCGCCACCGTCGCCGACGGCACCTCCACCGAGATCGCCCGCGACGAGAAGCGCCGCTGGGTTGATGCGGTGGCGCTTTCGGCCTCCGGCAGCATCGCCTGGAACACGGCCAAGACGGTCCATGCCCGCGACGACAAGGGCAAGATCCGCTCGCTCGATGTCGGCACGACGCCGCAGGGGCTGGTGTTCGCGCCCAAGGGTTTTCGTCTTGCGATCGGCCAGATGAACGGGGTGAGCCTCTGGTATCCGGCGACGGAGACCAAGCCCGAATTCCTCGAATGGAAGGGCGCCCATCTCGACGTCGTCTGGTCGCCGGACGGGCGCTTCGTCGTCTCCTCGATGCCGGAGAACGCGCTGCATGGCTGGCGGCTGGGCGAGAAGCCGAGCCATATGCGGATGACCGGCTATCCGGCCAAGCCGCGCTCGCTGTCCTGGTCGCATGACGGGCTCTGGCTGGCCTCGAGCGGGGCGGATGCCGCGATCGTCTGGCCCTTCCAGGGCGAAGGCCCGCAGGGCAAGGCGCCGCGCGAATGCGGCGCCCGCCACGCCAAGGTCACCCGCGTCGCCTTCCATCCCAAGGCGCTGGTGCTTGCGGTCGGCTATGACGATGGCTGCATCCTGATGATCCGCCTGACCGACGCCTCCGAACTGCTGGTGCGCCCGGCGCTGCGCGGCAGCGGCATCACCGCCTTCGCCTGGGACAAGGGCGGCAAGCGGCTGGCCTTCGGCACGGAAGACGGCGCCGCCGGCGTGCTGACCCTGCCGGCGGCCTAG